The genomic segment TATGGACTATTTAGATATTTATGGTATTGATCGATGCCTCCAatagatggtcacatgtatgtttattaacAATCCGCGATgtggcatttgcaagattacttgctcaaataataaaattgtggaatcaatttcccgatcaTACAATCAAGAAAGTTATatttgataatgctggtgaatttacttcccagactttcaatgattattgtatttaAATGGGAATCACTATTGAGCATCCAAtggctcatgtacatacacaaaaTGGATTAGctaaatcattgattaaacgtctacaactgattgctagaccaatgattatgaaaacaaaacttCTTGTTTCTATATGGGGTCATGCAATTTTACATACTGCTGCAATAATTCGCATCAGActaagtgcatatcataaatactccccattccAGCTGGCATTTGGTAAAAgaccagatatttctcatctgagaatttttggatgtatggtatatgtgcctattgcaccgcCTCAACGAACAAAAATGAAGCTCAAAGAAAAATCAGAATTTTATGTTGGTTATGACAGCCCATCAATTATTCAATATCTCGAGCCTCAGACATGCGACATGTTTACAGCACGTTTtgttgattgtcattttaatgaggaaatctttcCAATGTTAGGAGGGAAAAGAAAAATatcgaaaaagaaattacatggtatacaTCATCATTGTTATATCTGGATCCAAAAactaaacaatgtgaaaaagctgtacaacaaattgtgcacttgcaaagaatagcaaattagataccagatgcatttgcagacacacaaggggtaactaaatcatatatacatgatgTAAATGCCTCTACTCGAATCGAAATTTCAAAAAAACAAATTGAAGACACTCGTGATGTCATTAAACACCTGAAGCATGGAAGGTCAATCGGTTCCCAGGATAAAAATCATCGACAAAGAAAAAGTAtggagaaacacgatgatcacaaaatagagaatgatattCCAGTACAaatacatgatgatgaaaatgttccgTTAGAACCACAAACTTTCGAGAATCGTGAAACctttatcaattatattaatactgaaaaaatatgaaaccaaaaagatataaaagaaattgatGAGATATTTTCTTACAATGTGACATATGACATCATAAATgacaatgaagatcatgaaccaaaatcatttggtgaatgtaaaaatcaaCAGTTCTATATGCCCTTGCGTTTTTATTAAGAAAACAATGTCCGGATATGtaattattgttgtatatgttgatgatttaaacatccttGGAatgaataaggaaattcaagaagttgtgtcgtacttgaaggaagaatttgaaatgaaggacctTGGAAAACAAAGTATTGTCTGTGTTTGCAAATTGAACACAGAGAATGTGAAATATTTGTTCACCAGTTGAATTATACAGAAAGGTCCTTAAACGTTTTTATATGGATAAATAAAATCCTtcaagtactccaatggttgttagattattaaacatagaaaagattcattccgtccatgtgaagatgatgaagttaTTCTTGGTCAAGAAGTATCATATCTAAGTGCTATTGGCGCCCTTATTTATCTTGCAAATTGTACAAGacatgatatatcttttgctgtAAATTTTTTGTcaagatttagctcatatcTAACAAAAAGACACTAGAAcataattaaacatatattctgtTATCTACGAGAAACGATATACTTTGACTTTTGTACGCAAAAGATACCAATCAAAgcataattggttatgctgatgctgggtATTTATCTGATCCATACAAGACGCGTTCTCAAaccggatatgtatttactcgtggaggcactgcaatttcttagCGTTCACAGAACCAAACActtgtaacaacttcatcaaatcacgccgagattattgcactatatgaagcaagccgtgaatgtgtgtggctaAAATCAATGGCCGAACATATCCAAacctcatgcggattatcattcaaCAAGAAGCCCGTgacactatatgaagataatgttgcatgtgttgctcaaatgaaagaaggatacataaaaagcgacataACTAATCATATTCcactaagttcttcgcattcacacaagaacttgagaagaataaatatattgatattcattacattcaatcaagtaaaaactcatcagatctcttcataAAGGTACTTCTTACGACAATATCCAAAAAGCATATATATAACATTGGGATacacaatctacgaaatttgtgaagaatcgtTTGTGTTaacatgagggggagtttacgtgactgaactctttttcccttaaaatgtttttttatccCAGTGGGTTTTTCCTAATAAGATTTTTAACGAAGCAGTataaaacacgtaatgaagacaattaTTGTATAATGATCATCATTACAAGAAGGAGTGTCGAAAAATATGAGTTGTAATAGTTGAATGTTCAAAAtaagaatgttgaaaataagagttgtaaatatttaaaattagtatGTGATGATGTTTTTATATTTGGATTATTTCCaaaaaaattctataaatagatctctcaatGTGTgtagaaaatcacaattgattatagagaaaattttataaagtatgtaagtttgataaattttgagagtttaagatttttatttttaccgtaaatttttacttttaacaaatataataaaaatacaaaaatagaaATTAAAAACATGATTGGGCTGGACGTCCACTCAAAGCCCATTAATCTAAAATTCTAAAACCCTAGTGCCCCATAATATTTAGTCACGTCATCACCTCAGCTCCGGCGGTATCCACTTCTTCACACAACACAGGAAAATGCCGGCGGGTCATGGTTTGAGGGCACGCACGAGGGATCTCTTCTCTCGCCCCTTCCGCAAGAAGGGTCCGACCCATCTCTCCACCTATCTGCGTATTTACAAAGTCGGAGACTACGTTGATGTCAAAGTTAACGGGTCGATCCATAAAGGTATGCCTCACAAGTTCTACCATGGGCGAACGGGTCGGGTCTGGAACGTCACCAAGCGTGCGATCGGTGTTGAAGTCAATAAGCAGGTAAGAATATGGCGTCTGCTTTCATGTTATGTGTTTGCGGTATTTCTACTTTTTTTGTTGATGTGGTACTTTAATTTGCTTTCTGGGGCGTTTTCGTGTATATTGGAGGTTTGTGGGTTGCTTGAGCGTGTTGAAAATGATTGTTGTGAGGATTGTTTTAGAAATGCCACGTTTGAATTTGGTGAAGGTAGTTTATTTGCGCAATTGGATGAAATGTTTTATGTCGTTGATGACAAACGCGAGGTTTGTTTCTCAAAACATTCGCAGTGGCCGCCCAAGAGCTCTCGCCTTCGCCATGCTTGAACGGTTCTGCTGTATTAGATCTCCTTGGATATCTAAGACTGTCTTTTTTCATGTTGGCATTTGTGTTGTTTTATATATTTTGCTATAATCGTAATTTTCGAAGTATCAACTTCCTTGAGTTTGGGTATCAAAGTAACTTGTGGAGGGTAGTTTGTGTTGGAGAGTAGTTTGTGTAGATGATAAAGGTTCATGCTTGGAATTCTTATTCCCTTTGGACATTTAACTATGCGTTTTTTTTGTTATCGCATGATTGAGAATTTTCCATTTTTAGGAATTTTTAATGTAATTGTAATTATGTGAAGCTTTTTATATTCAGAGAGTCGATATAACCATGTGATGCAATTGGCCTGAGCATTGGACTATTGAATCTGTAGGCATTTGCTGCCGAAACTGAGAAAGCCGTTTATATGCCTTCTCTTCTATGTGTTTTATGTATCTTTCGAGCTGTAGAAACATAAAATGCAGCAAATAATGAAGCCATGGTTCTATATTTTATTATGCTTTCTCCATTGATATGCTGTTAAGTTTCACCACAAGCTGGCATGAGGAAATAAAAATTCTGAAATGTGGTGTTTATTTTCGTTGCAGGTTGGTAACCGAATCATAAAGAAGAGAATACATGTGCGTGTTGAGCATGTTCAGCCATCACGTTGCCACGAGGAAATCCTTCAAAGGATTAAAAAGAACGACCAATTGAAGGCCGAGGCGAAGGCACAAGGTAAAATCATTAGCACCAAGAGGCAGCCAGAGGGACCCAAACCTGGTTTCATGGTGGAGGGGGCAACTCTTGAAACTGTCACTCCTATTCCATACGATGTGGTCAATGATCTCAAGGGTGGTTACTGAGGGTTGGATGGATTCTGTGGATTTTCTTGTTCTTTTGTCTTTCTTTTTGGAAATTGTTGCATCGGACTAGCCTCTATTTTCCTTCATTGATTGTGTAATGGACAGGTTTGGAATTGATAATTTAGACCAATTTTGGAACAGTGATTTATAAGTAAAACATGCTAGTGTTGTATTGCTGAGTTGGTTTATTCGATCATTTGATAATAATCATTTGGTTTTACCTAGATTGTTTTTATTTGGATGTATTTCCTCTATATCTTTTCTTGAAAATAGGCGTGTATGCTGTGCACCCGATTTCTTTATTTCAAGCCATTGTTTGGCCTCTGATATAAATTTAGTGTTGGCTATGAATGAACTATTCAATAAAATACACAGTTTCTTGATTAGTTGATCCCATATAAATTTGCAATTATCGGGTTTTGAATTGGGGCAAGTATAGCTCAACGTCATTCATGTGATTCAAGCCAGTAAGGATCCTAAACCAAATGAGTTCGTGTCGTTAGCTTCAACTTAGGAGTGGATGTAAAGAAAAGAACTTGTGCTGGAGTGAAGGACCTGCTAAGCATACACTAACTGAGTTTCTACGACATACGTATACGTTACATGATTACATCTTCTCTTGATACGACGAACATGGTGTGTGATTTTATTGAACAAGCTTACTGATATTATTTACCATATTTAAATACTCGCATgcctttttttaatatttaaactaATGTACCATTGAAGACTTCCTTTTTCTACaagtacaaattctgttactTTGGCATATATTATATTACTTCCGGCCCTTTCTTCCATAAACAGTGGTGCTTTTCTTTGAGCTAATGCTTTTAAAGAGAATACTTGGGCTTGGAGCCAGAACATCGATGGTGGTGTCTTTCAACTGAACTCGGGATGAAGATTTCATCTGCTGCAATCTTTTTCCTCGTCATTCTTAGCTTGTCTTCAGGTTTAGTCTTCGTTTATTTAGTTACAGTTATGTTACTACATACTCGGATGCTGATGCCTCTTGCTCTCTTTTAATGTGTTTTTGGGTGCAGCCTGGGGATTGACTGAAGCACATTCTGTTTGGATTCCGGAGCACAGGTGCCATGAGAAGACGAGATCAAGAAAATGCAACTCATACAAATGCATGCAGAACTGCTCCTTGAAGCCGCAAGGTCGGGGGAGATGCACAGGAAACCACTGCGTATGCACATTTTACTGCAAGGAGCCTCCTAAATAATGCTGTTCTATGagtaaatttttctttcttgattTGGCTCTGATGCACGGAGACTTGTGCATGTTAAAATCTTTTTGACAAAACTTTAATCACCTCATCCTGACATTCTTGCAGTTTTTGATTTATGTTATCGTCGATCAGTTTGCCTTTAATATGTCTGGGAGAGGggattaaaattttgaatttattggAAGTTAGCTTCTATTTTATTGATCTAGGCCTAGGTACACTTGTCAAGAACTCGCTGGAACTGGGATAGAACCTAGGCACCTAGCTATACCCTATGGTTATAGGGTTCCTAAAGTTTTGAGATATATTTTTGCAAGGATCAAAAGCGAAGAGCGTAAGATTTGTAGATGTTTTTGAAATATACAAGCAAAAAGAACGAGATTTTGTAAGTCGAGTGGTCAAGTGATGCCTTGCCATGGAATGAAATATAATACGGATAATGCGAGATGACTCTAAGTCTACCAAGACACCAGGAAATGCCCCGGGCGTGGCTAGCCCCCCAAGCCTCGCACCCGCCCACAATGGTGAGCGTAACAAGGCAGGAACATGCTCCCTCCTCCTATAACTGAAACACGAGGGTAAATTATTCGTAAATGTATTGCTTCAATTATTCAGGATTGTTTATGTTAACATTCGCAAAAAATTGTTGCATAAACAGATGGAGACTAAATTCTCTAACGAGCACTCCAAGTTGACTAAAACCAAGAAGATACCAATTTTGGTAGACAAGGCTTCAAAAGCACACAACTAAAAATCATAATTGGGTCACAATTCTGGCCCAGCAAACATATTTGGCTCAAGAGTCATAACACAAATAGCTAAACCAGCGTCATCGGATATCCATAATTTCATCTGTCTAATCGATAACGAACCTGAATGGTTTTTGTTAAGTCAAATTCGATAAATATTGACTGAGACAATTCTTACTTGTTTATCAACGACTAAGACAGTATATCCTCTCTTAGGCAAGCAAATATCACTATTTCCTCCCGTCTAACAGAGGACGTACGAGGACGAAAGAAAAAAATTGACGGCTAACATTTTCACTTTTTTCCGTGGACGAGATGCTTCTTCATTTATCCGTTGATGAAACTTTCTGTGTGCCAAATCCTTTGTACACTTAAAGGTGGTACAGAAAAAATTGTAATCTAAATGCAGGAATGAAGTTTTAATGGTAGTTTCAAGCCTTGGCGCAGGCAAAAAAATGAAATTGGATCGATGAAGCAAAATTGTCCATGTTGAAATAAATAAGATTGAacatttaataaatattgcaaccTACCAAACATTAATTCTTCCCGTAACTTGTCAAAATCAGAATATAGCAACCAAGAGATATATTCTCCAATGAAGGCCTCAATTATGCATGGTATGTCATAAATTATTTTCACTAGGTActtatataaaattattgatTTGTTGAATAAACAAAATTTAGatcttaatttattatttattatttcattaaaGTATGCCAGATCCATGGGCTTTCAAGCAgcccatttatttaattttttttaaaatattttaattataatataatcCATATATTGTTACTGAATATTACAATTCATATGTATTtgaagagtaggtctcatgtgagaccgtctcacggatcataatctgtgagacgagtcaaccctacccatattcataataaaaagtaatacccttagcataaaaaataatactttttcatggatgatccaaataagagatctatctgtctcacaaatacgaccgtgagatcgtctcacataaatttttgtcgtATTTGAAATACAGATATATCAAGATTTTAAATTTGAGACGAGATCATtgatttgaaattgaattataATAATGTCGCTCCAACAAATCAtagaaaaaaaacataaaaaaatatttacaagATTTTATAGTAGAAAGGATTAACTATTAAGTGTGTGCAGCGTATAGTAATATGCATGTACGCAGACATATTCCCCTCTTATTATAAAAATGTGTAGAGATGAGCTTTGTTCTTGCGCGCACACACACTTTTGTAAAACCCTAATACTCCAATCAATTGATTCTCtcctttttaattaattttaatcgaATTGGTTGAATATCTGTGAATTCTATTCCTGATTCGAGGTTTCCCAAATTTTCAGTTTCCCTTTTTCGGtagagatttttttttatctttcgaTCTCCTCCTTTGCAATTTATTTGGGTTTTGAAAGAGCAAGGCTGGCGATTGGCGCTGCGACCACGTGATGGCGGATCCGCCACAAGGCCGCCCTCTGTTGCTTCATAAATCTGCTCATTTCCTTGCTTTAGGGTTTCGTTCGAAGTCGGAGGAAGACAGGGAGAAATTGAGTCATCAAGAGTTCAGTGGAAAATGCTGAGTGTGCTGAGGGTGCACCTGCCGTCCGATATACCCATAGTAGGATGCGAGTTGACGCCGTATGTGCTTTTGAAACGCCCCGATAACTCCGTTGTTGCCGATGATGTCACTGAGTTGAACCCTATTGATGGGAGTTTCTTAAGATATAAATGGTTAGCTTTTCTAAGCTTGATTTATGTGTATATCTTTTTCGCTGCCCCAATGATTGATGATGTTTGTCTTTCTCTGTGGACTCTGTTGTTTATTATGATTCTTATTGTGGTTATGCATGTGTAGCTATGAACACGAGGGTTTCTtaagttgattttttttaaaaaaaaattcatactaTTATGTAGGTTGTTTGAATGCTTTCTAGTGTGTTCACTAGTGGTGAGGATTTAGAGGGTTCTGAGATTGGCTTTTCTATCTTTCCCTGCCTTTTGTTTGTATTTAGCATTAATTGTGATTTTGGCGGAGAATCGTCTACTGAATAATCTTAATCTGCAGATTTTTTCGGGGAGAATATAAAATTCAGTGGTATGTAAGCAACTCTGAAATTATTTGGAAATTTATGGAATACAACAATGATTATAACTTACAAGAATGTGTCTCAAATGCATTGTATGGGAGCTGGTCCTATATCCTTTCTCATTTTCAAATGCCCTTTTTTGTTAGATTTTGTTCTCCATATTTGGTGGGATTTGAATGGCATTAGTGTCGGGATTTTCATTATTGTTTGGTGCTAACAGCTCACTCTCGCGTTTTATCTTCTTCACTGTTTATATCTGGTGTTTTGTCTTTGATGTGTTAGTTGGAAAGGTCAAACTTTCTATTAAGATTTTCTGGTACAATGTCAGCACACATTAATGCCCTGGTGAGAAATTAAGTTTTTCCACGTGTCCACTGAATGTGCTTGTTCGCCGATATGGACGCGTGGGCGTCACAGATGCTGTTATTCCAGTTTAATTGGCATTTCGCGGAATGGTCACGGATGTTGTCGTgggatttttataaaataaaaatgaaaataagtaGATAATTTGGAGTCATTGGATACTTTTTAAtggtaaaagaaaaaaatggtaaaaagtttgaaaaaataaaataaattaaaacattTCGCAACGGCGTGAAATCGCCATTTCGTTCCGCGACACCCACAAAATCGCCGATATTCCATGAAAAACGCTATTATAGTCACACATCTGATTTAGCTTAGAATTTTGTTGTCGCAGCTTGTTCCTGTTAGGGTTATCGCGGTTCCACGACAGTGGCGGCCTCATGTGTTTAGCAACTGATTGTCACGCTCTACATTACAGTTTTTATATCAATATCTAATTCGGGGGGATGTTGGTTTGAACTACCACTTGCCAATTTTTTAAttgctttatttttatttttttcttttaattgattaataaaGAGAGACTTATTTGGTTAACTTGAACAGTTCGAGAGCAGGTATTGTTGATGATGATGTGAAATATAATGTTAAAGACTGATAATGTtgtttatttatgaaaatttagTTACTGATAAATAATATCTTTGGCCTTTCCATGACATCTAGAGAAACTTTGATCTTATTTATGGAAAATTTCCTTTTTTATTTGTGTTGATTAAGATTTCTGGTTTATTTAATCTCAGGGTGGTAATTGAATACTGCTGGTGATATCACGCTTGGTCTGAGGCACCTTTTTTACCACGATTATTTTTAGGCAACCCCTTTATATGAATACTTGGATAGAAGTTGCATACATGATAGAATATCATTTGACAATGGAGTACTGGTTTTTCTTGCTAATATTTGGTTTTCTATGCAGGTTTCGTGTACAAAGTGATAAAAAAGTCACAGTTTGTACGGTTCATCCTACGGAGCAAGCTACATTACAATGCCTTGGATGTGTTAAGGCCAAAATTCCTGTTGCAAAGAGTTACCATTGCTCTCCAAAGTGTTTTTCTGATGCCTGGCAACACCATCGAGTTCTGCATGAGCGTGCTGCTACTGCTGTGAATGATAATGGAAATGAGGAGGAAGAGATTTTTGGGCGCTTCAATAGCACTAGTAGCACAGCATCAAGTATGATTAATATGAATTTGCCAACTTCTCAATCAAATTCTAGCTTGTCAAATGGCACCACTGTGTTGTATCCTGCTGCAGTTACTCAGAGGAGTGGTGGTGAAACATGGTTTGAAGTTGGACGATCGAAGACATATACACCAACAGCTGATGATATTGGTCATGTGCTTAAATTTGAGTGCATTGTAGTAGATGCAGAAACAAAATTATCTGTGGGTCCTGCTAGTACCTTATCA from the Primulina eburnea isolate SZY01 chromosome 3, ASM2296580v1, whole genome shotgun sequence genome contains:
- the LOC140827104 gene encoding large ribosomal subunit protein eL21z/eL21y-like, with protein sequence MPAGHGLRARTRDLFSRPFRKKGPTHLSTYLRIYKVGDYVDVKVNGSIHKGMPHKFYHGRTGRVWNVTKRAIGVEVNKQVGNRIIKKRIHVRVEHVQPSRCHEEILQRIKKNDQLKAEAKAQGKIISTKRQPEGPKPGFMVEGATLETVTPIPYDVVNDLKGGY